The Sebastes umbrosus isolate fSebUmb1 chromosome 10, fSebUmb1.pri, whole genome shotgun sequence nucleotide sequence ATTTGTTGTTGGCACCTTTCATGGGAATGTTCCATCCCTGGTAGTTCACAGTTTCACTGCCGCTCCCCGGTAACGAGTTCGAACAAACAAAAGCACATGGCGACTGTCTATTAGCGCTGGCACCGGCGCTCGTGGAGCGGGACGTGTCGGTTGGCAGATGCGCGGGGGTTTTCCGCTGTCTGTCTACAGCAATATCTTGTTTTTCTTGGAAGCTGCTGGGGCTCGCTTGCTGCGGCTGACTGTTGGAGATCCTCTCGACGCTGTCACATACCTGGTAGAACAGCGCGTCATCGTCCCCGTCATCCCATAAGCTGTCTGAAATGTCTGCAACTACAGGAGTCCCCTTCTGATCTTTAGTGATTTTGTCAGGAATAGGAATAGACAGTGTCTTTGTGGTAGCAGATTTCTGGTCAGACATCTTTGATTGAGGTTGTATAAAAGTGACGCTTGGCTTGGAAGCCTCCTTGGCAGCCATCTTGGGCTGGAAGTGAGGGTTGGGCTCTAACTTAAAAGTGCTTCGGTTGGTAGTCTTTGGCTTGGGACACAGTTCCTGGAGTGCACTGCAGCTTGGCTTGGAATGCAAGTTTGAAGGCTGACGTGCAGAGTTCGTATTTGCAGTAGGCTTCCAAGCGGAGGTGAACTGAGTAGTGTTTGTCTTAGTGTTAGACTGCATGGTGGTTTTAGGGCGGGTGTCATGTTGCTGGTCAGGATTCTGGGTCATCGCCAGCACAAAAGAGTCATTAAGCAGGTCATCGTTCTCCCAGTCGTCATCAAAGTCATCACAATTGTTCGCACTAAAACCACGAGATCCTTTTTCTTCAGCAGGATGTGCAGCTGGGCCGGCTGACTTGAGCTCTGATTGTCGGGGTTCAGCTGAAGTTGAAGTCAAAGGTTGgtgttttatttcctgtgaacGGGACGATACTGAGGAGCCCTGGCTGAGCCGGCCGCTGACTTTCTGAGTGGAGCAGTCGAACAGAGCGTGCAGCTCTGCCTCCGCCTGATCCGACGAGGACGGACATTTCAGGTCCTTCACATTGCCGGGGAATGACGTCTCTGTCAGTTGTGGTTTCGAAGTGTTTGCACGTTCGTTGAGGTTCTCGTTGACGGCGTTGAGCTGTGCTGAAGTCTCCCTGTCTTGCTGCATGTTCTCGTCGAACTGCCTGGCCAGTTTCATGAGGTCGTCCACACTGCTCTGCCTGTAGAGAGGAAACAAAGAATATAATCAACAATCCGAAAAGAAAGAATTAATGggaaaactactactactacagtggaaaccgcttacaGTGGTCACGCTTATATGGGTTTAGCTTTCTCCCATGTTACTTTGCCTCGCGGTAACCTGTCTGCTTCCGTCTGGCTAACTGAGGCCGGCGGTGTGCGCACATTGAACTCATGATGGGAAAAAGAAAGTACTTTTCTCTCAATGAAAAACATTGTCTCTTCAAAGCTCATGACAAACtgccaaaaaacaaaccaacgaGATGCAGCAACCAGACTTCCTCAGGCTGCCTTCTGTAGTCTCCTCAAACAACGAGAAACAGTCATGACTGCTAGTGATGGAGACGGAAAACGAATGAACCCGTTAAAGCCGCCCTTGAAACACCTGAAGCTGCATTTAAAATACAGTCAATACAGATGATTAAATAAAGATGCTGtccatttcattattttatattaatttaataaacatGCAAAAATGAATTAGATGATAATCTGCAcgagaaataaagaaacagaaaacctggacagacgtgatcactgtAAGAGATTCCCACTGTAATTCAAAATAACTAGGTGCTACAGGTAGAAAAGACCTAAACTGCTTGCATATAGTGTTTGTTAATGTCGTGATTAAAAACCTCAGTCAGTGAGCATCTGGGTCAATAAACTGATTACGCACCGAGAGGACTTCTTCCTGAATCTTGGCTTTGGGATGTCGGGTGTGCAAGGGACGGCGCTGTCACCTATccactgcagcagaggagactCAGTCCCTTTCCGTTTCACATCCTGTGAGACACACAAGCAAAAAGTAGAagaaatttattttaaaatatgaattgaagaagcctaaaacctgaatgacaGAACtaagaaaaaacaagaaacaacgTACCTTTGGAGCGATACGGTTGACAATATCTGATATTTCCACAACTCTGGTGTTCCTGAGCCCTGACCCcgaaaacacagagaaacaaataatgaaataatgtaAATGACATGATAAATATGAACACACAGTAGGACTTtgttttcgttttgttttgaaaagcacAGTCAACTTTTCAGTTGCATGTGCATGGTCGTGCAACAATGTAATAGTTTCCATCCCCACACCCTACGGTCACTAAGTAAAACAGCAAGAAGCATCTTCAGCAGGCGTGCATGTTGTCATTCATGTAGAGCCCGTCATTCAGATGTGACAGCCTCTATAAATAACAGTACATGATAAGATAATAGATGTGATTTCAGGGTGTTGTTTACCGGTAGTAGCTGAAGTGGGTGATGTGGGATCCCAGATGATGTCTTGTGTCGGTTCCACATCACCTGGAGAGTCGCCATTATTCAAACCGGTGTATCTGCTGCAGCCTCTGCGCTGAGGACTCTGAAAATCTGTGCATCAAAACAGATATCAAATGTTataatcagggtctgaaattaagttatttcctcacctgccactgtggcacgtcactgaacatttctactatgtaaccttaatccctgactattttttttatttaggaattgctttttaaaaataatatttcttattatAAGTACAAactatctgccatggtggcaggtgaccggAGATTTTTTACCTGCAACAGCCAACCTTTACCCTGTTTTTGGCAgatggcaggtgctaatttcattccacCTCATTAAATCATATCAGCTAAATCATCCACAGTCTATTTGCTATGGTTACAATTAGTTTAGTGCATTTAAATTAACATTACACATGGTTTAGActagtatactatatatatgttGAGTACAGTTGTATAGtatattaaatacatatataaataatatatttatatatgtgcaaataaataaataaaaatacatatgtgtagtataacatgatggaaataATGTTTCAGAGGTTTTTCTATGCTGACAGTCCTGCAAAAACAATGCAAACAAAGATCATAATAGCATCTAATAGGATTTCTAACAAAACATCATCATTGTCAATACAATTTGGTTTAGACTAGTATACATATATGTCCTTCTGGTATAACATGATGAtggaaatgctgttttcagagGCTTTTCTATGCTGACAGGAACACAGATCTACACTTATTGGTAATGTTTTGGCATTAAACTGAAAACTTCTGCTAAACAGCAGCttcatgcacacaaaaaaacgaGGGTAAAGTTTAATTAGTTAGCTGATAGTCCTGCAAAAACAATGCAAACAAAGATCATAATAGCATCTAATAGGATTTCTAACAAAACATCATCAttgtcaacaacaaaaaaaagtcagacacAAGTGTGTATTGTGAAATTAGTTAAAGTAATAAGTAAATTAGTCATCTAGCATGCTGTGTTTGATTGCCTGATGGCCACCACGCCTCCTGTAtgcagaccatggatgtattgatGCAGAGAGAGTTAAATGTCTTCAATCcatcagtttgttgttgttaaactCATCACTAATCTAGTTGAGCAGCAGATCTGCAGTCTCACCTTTATGACACATGCTGGTTGTTGCAGTCTCAGTCATCTGCTGTCCTGTCTTCTTGTTGTCCTGTGTGTTGTTGGAGTCCCCTGTCTTCTTCTTGTCCTGTATGTTGTTGTCCTGTATCTTGTTGTCCTGTATGTTGTTGGTGATCTGCTGTCCTGTCTTGTTGTCCTGTATGTAGTTGGAGTCCCCTGTCTTGTTGTCCTGTATGTAGTTGGAGTCCCCTGTCTTGTTGTCCTGTATGTAGTTGGAGTCCCCTGTCTTGTTGTCCTGTATGTAGTTGGTGATCTGCTGTTCTGTCTTGTTGTCCTGTGTGTTGTTGGAGTCCCCTGTCTTCTTGTTGTCCTGGATGTAGTTGGTGATCTGCTGTCCTGTCTTGTTGTCCTGTGTGTTGTTGGAGTCCCCTGTCTTCTTGTTGTCCTGTGTGTTGTTGTCCTGTGTGTTGTTGGTGATCTGCTGTTCTGTCTTGTTGTCCTGTGTGTTGTTGGAGTCCCCTGTCTTCTTGTTGTCCTGGATGTAGTTGGTGATCTGCTGTTCTGTCTTGTTGTCCTGTATGTAGTTGGAGTCCCCTGTCTTGTTGTCCTGTATGTAGTTGGTGATCTGCTGTCCTGTCTTGTTGTCCTGTGTGTTGTTGGAGTCCCCTGTCTTCTTGTTGTCCTGGATGTAGTTGGTGTTGCTCCTCCACAGCTCAGTGAACTCAGCAGCATGAGTCCTCTCCATCCTTCACTagaacagcaacaacaacac carries:
- the si:dkey-78p8.1 gene encoding ewing's tumor-associated antigen 1, coding for MERTHAAEFTELWRSNTNYIQDNKKTGDSNNTQDNKTGQQITNYIQDNKTGDSNYIQDNKTEQQITNYIQDNKKTGDSNNTQDNKTEQQITNNTQDNNTQDNKKTGDSNNTQDNKTGQQITNYIQDNKKTGDSNNTQDNKTEQQITNYIQDNKTGDSNYIQDNKTGDSNYIQDNKTGDSNYIQDNKTGQQITNNIQDNKIQDNNIQDKKKTGDSNNTQDNKKTGQQMTETATTSMCHKDFQSPQRRGCSRYTGLNNGDSPGDVEPTQDIIWDPTSPTSATTGLRNTRVVEISDIVNRIAPKDVKRKGTESPLLQWIGDSAVPCTPDIPKPRFRKKSSRQSSVDDLMKLARQFDENMQQDRETSAQLNAVNENLNERANTSKPQLTETSFPGNVKDLKCPSSSDQAEAELHALFDCSTQKVSGRLSQGSSVSSRSQEIKHQPLTSTSAEPRQSELKSAGPAAHPAEEKGSRGFSANNCDDFDDDWENDDLLNDSFVLAMTQNPDQQHDTRPKTTMQSNTKTNTTQFTSAWKPTANTNSARQPSNLHSKPSCSALQELCPKPKTTNRSTFKLEPNPHFQPKMAAKEASKPSVTFIQPQSKMSDQKSATTKTLSIPIPDKITKDQKGTPVVADISDSLWDDGDDDALFYQVCDSVERISNSQPQQASPSSFQEKQDIAVDRQRKTPAHLPTDTSRSTSAGASANRQSPCAFVCSNSLPGSGSETVNYQGWNIPMKGANNKSRMSQSLPGSRVSLGTFNQRRDSSGTFQAGNVEMKPHPVTARAPTHHSAFKRNVSDSAAISNKVFVTSQMTLKCSAAEIERKKQEALARRRLRMQNASKP